tttcttcAAATATTTGTTATCGAATCAATTTTGAATATATGATTGCAATAATCTTTTTGCTATGAAgttcttaaattaattatgtttgttttaatttgaataCATTTCTGATTTCCCTTGTTTGAAAGTGTAAAAATGCACATGATTTCTGTTCAAAGCAATGCCATTAGGATTGCTGTGTAAATACAAACCCTAGCAGTGAATACAAGAAATAAAATTCCATAGCAGTCATGTTTCTTCGAGTTGAATTTGCTTTGCGTTAAAagtgtttgattttgttattgttttatattgtaGATGCCAAGAATGGAGGACATTCTTAATATTCCGGTGCAAGATCCTCCTTATGCAgagttttctgcagaaaatatTAAATGGGTAGAGGTGGATGGTGGCCGCCAAGGTGGCGACGACATTGCTCTTATCCCTTACTCTAGAGTTGAAGATTTTGTTAAAGGAGAATCTTCAAATGCAGAATGCCCTGCTAGCTTTCGGGTTGAGTCAAGGAGGAAGAGATCTGAAGGTAGCATCAGCAGACCAAGGGTTGATGGTTATCTTGAATATACACTGTAAGTCGCAGACTTGTGTTTGGTTCTTGGAATGCACATTCTGATTTTTCTACTTTTACTCTAAAAACAATGCACAAAATGATTCTGCTGAACTTTTGAAAATGCTATTTTCCAAGAACTTCTTGGGCTATGGTCACTGGTCAATTAGGACATATTGTGCAGGACAAAATTAGTTTTCCTCTGAAGCTTAGCACTCATACATACGGTTCTTGAATAAAAAATCCTTTGCAAAGAAATTCTGTATCATCATAATTTAGATTGGTCTTAGAACTTATATTGATTTTCAGATATTGGTGTTCATATGGTCCTGAAGACTACCGTGATAATGAGTCTGGTATAGGGGATGGCTCAAGCAGCAAACCTGCAACTGGTAAGGGGAGCAGGCCTGGAAGACGCCATATGATGCGAGGTTGCCTTTGCCATTTTACTGTTAAACGGTTGTACACCCGCCCTCTCCTGGCTCTTGTCATATACAATCAGAGACAACATGTGGATAAAACAGGGTCCCCTTGCCATGGAATACTTGATCTCAATGCTGTAGGGACAAGAGCTATGTATGCTCCAAGGATTTCAGAAGAATTGCGCCAGAAAGTATTGTCTTTGCTTTACGTTGGAATATCTTTGGACAATGTAATACAGCATCATTCAGAGATTGTTCAAGGACATGGTGGCCCCCACAATCGTGATGACTTTCTGACTCGAAATGATGTTCGTAACATGGAGAGAGTCGTCCGAAATTCTTCTCACAAGTTGCATGCAAATGACATTTGTAGTGTAAAAATGTGGGTCCAGCGCCACCAGAAGCATGTCTTTTTCTTCCAAGATAGTTCTGGTTTAGATTCATTTATACTGGGAATACAGACAGATTGGCAGTTGCAGCAGATGCTTCGTTATGGGCATAGTGGTTCTGTAGCATTTCATTCAAAATTTGGATTGAAGAAATTTAAGGTATTGTGCAATCTTTATCTTTCCCTCTTTCATGTAAAATGATGAGTGTAATTCTAACTTCTAAGCTTAGAATTCTTTAATCATCTATGCATCTCAACATAGGTATAGTAGATCAAGGACCATTAGTGCATATAGAAATGAGTTGAGATTACAAGGTTGTGATACCTGGACTACAAGATTGTGCTCAAAACTGAAAGAACAGCCTTTCTTATTACTTTCTCCAAATTATGTTAATCTGCTTGTGATTTTGAGAGAAAATGTACTTTTCAGCATAAAAGTATGTCTTTTGTGCATTTAGGAGCTGTTGTGATTATCATGGTAAAATGTGGTCACAATGAATTGTGGAAGTTTCAACCCTAAGCCTCTTTTCACTCTATGATTCTGAACATTTTGTTGCCGAGATCATTAATGTCGCATTAGTTTCAGTTATTAACAAGTAACAACTACAAGTTTCAAATTTCTTTAGTTGATGAGATATCTGACCTGAAAACTATTATCACTAAAAGTTTAGCAGGTATTAGTTCAATGCACGAAAACACTTTTGGCGTAGGTTTATAAAAATGATGCTTGATAATTATATAGTAATTTCCATCTTTTACAGTGTCCTCTCTGTACTCTTCTCATTTTTGATTCATCTCAAAATGCAATTCCGATTGCTTGGGTTATTACCTCTTCATTTGTTAGTCAAGCTACCCACAAATGGCTGGGTTCTCTAGCTGAAAGAATCCGAGCCAAGGATCCCAGTTGGAGGCCAAGTGCCATTCTAGTAGATGATCCTTCGCTCGACATTTCTGTCATAAGGTAATTTTTTAGCCGGGCCACTTCAAGCTCGTTTTCAtgaattttactttaaaaattgaatCCATGCAAAGTCATTCATGTTTGCAGAGAGGCTTTTCAGTGCCGGGTACTATTATGCACCTGGAACATTCGCCGTTCTTGGATAAGAAGCCTTTTAAAGAAATGCTGCAACGTTGATGTGCAACGTGAGATGTTTAAGCACTTGGGCTGGATTTTGTATTCTACAAGAAGTTGGCCAAATGCTATAACTGCAATTGAAGAATTCATGCAAGTGTACGTTGATCAAAGTGTCTTTATAGATTACTTCAAGAGGAGGTGGTTACCATATATAGGTTTGTGTCTCCTTTATGCTTGATGGAATCTACTAGGGATCTCGCATTTTCTTTTCGGGTGGAACTGTCGAAAGACTTCTTATCAATCTAGGTGTGCACTGGTAgttgtttctttatttttttctactGTTTCTATGTCGCATTGTATTATTACATAGCATGAACAGCATATTTGGTCCAATATGTGAAAATTCAATACAAAAATAAGTTATTCTTACATGCAACATTAATGTTGAAATCAGTgcttttttattgttattaaaagAACCTTGATTTAtggcataaaaaaaataacagaatGCATTGATTATggcataaaaaaaaataacagaatGCATTGATTATGGCATAGGTGTTGCAGTTTTTGTTTTGAACATTTATATGGACTTGATTGAGTTTTAGTTTGCTTTGTCTTGCGAAGTTTGGCTGCACAAAACATAATTAACTATAAACTTGAAAAATTATGTTGACAAAACATATATTTAACTGCTATGATAGTTGCTTCAAAAATTATATTGATAAGTTCGGATTATGCTCCAAAAATCTTAACTGcatttttatagttttgaacATTGATCGTAACTTCCCTCTTGCAGAGTTGTGGGTTAATGGCATAAGATCTCTACCTGTGGCTTGTATAGAGCCCTTGGCTGCAATTGAATCTTACCACATGAGGTTGAAATCCTATCTTTTTGATGGAAAAAATGCTAGTTTTTGGACAAGAACTGACTGGTTGATCCACACATTGACAACTGAATTTCACTCTTCATATTGGTTAGACCAATACAGTGTTGAAACTGGGTATTTCGCACATGTGAGGGATGAGTCATTCTTAACTAATGCTTGGTATCAGGCTCTGCACATTTCTGATGTTGATGTGATGTTAGATGAGCAAAATCTTCTACTTGCAAAAGTCATCTCTCAAACCGACAGAACTTTTGTGTATACTCTTTGGAATCCTGGAACAGAATTCTCTCTGTGTGACTGTCCTTGGTCAAGGTTGGGAAATCTATGTAAGCATGTCATCAAGGTGTCAATCTTATGCAAAAATCGACAATTTGCAAGGCCGTTTTTGTCAGCTCAAGTCTATCGGCGGGCTTTACTTACTCTTCTGCAGAATCCCCCTGATGACCCTATAGTTCTTGAGCACGCCATTTTTCATGTATCCCGCTTGCAACAGGATATCAAAGGCTTGGAAGATTTGTCTAATAATGGGTTGCTCCAATCTTTACCTCCTGAAACAAATCATCAATCCGTAGAGAATCTGCCTTTTCCACGTTTTCTTTGATTTGGCCATTGAAAAGGTGATTAGATTTTCATCAGCCTGAATCCTGTCTAGCGGTTTGGTATTGCGAGCGAGACTTGGAAGTTTTGATCTTTTTACTATTAGCAATCAATCTGACATCATATCAGTAGGAACCTGCACCCGCGTGCTTTGAGCCTTCGGCCCTTCGAGAAGCTTTTAGTTTAGGTTCTGCATTATGGAGCTTGGAGTCTGTTCACCTATGGAGGCATATTACATCATCTCCAATGCTTGGTTTGCCGTATCCCTAGCTGGGGAATGAACAGAAACAAGAAAACACAGACTTCGCCAATTCAATTCGGAAATTCTGTTAAGGTAAGCTATAATATTTAGTTTCTGTCCAACTCCTGACAAGTTTGTCTCTCAAATACTGTGCTTATGGGCTAGTGTGCCTCCCCTGTTTTCCAACTGCGTTTACTGGGAATGAAAAATGCAGGGTCCATGGACAATCAGCTTGGAGTGATGCTGaacatttgtaacatttgaatatGTATAGCCAGATCCATCAATGACTGTAAACTCGTAAAAGTTGCTGAAAAGATTTATCTCCCATTCAATGACTGTAAACTATATCATTAAAAATTACTGAGAAAATATTTCTGTTAATATGTCAGGAAAATTGCTGATTACCTATCGCATGATCATCCTTAAATTATCAGGCAATGATAATACTATTGCATTGGATTTCATCATCTCTGGGAGTCCAGATGTGGAAATGTATGCTCATTGGCATTTGAAAGAGGTTAGTGATCTAACACTAGTTTATTTGCATACTACCGTTGAAACTCCATTAATTAATACTCGATTATTTAATAATCTCCCttagataatatttttggtTGGTCCTGACTCGGGGATAACGTGCCAAATTAATAATTTGCTAAACTTATAAGATAATACATTTTCGATTATTCATAGAGGTCCTTGtacaatataatttaataactcCTTATATATTACATAATACATGCAGCACGGACGAAACAAACAGAGAGAGCTTTGACGACGTTTCATTTTTACTGATTTCTATTCTTGTTGGCTGCCAGTTATAGTTATCTTTTTCTCAACTCTGCTCCATCATGAGCCCCGGTCAATCTCATCCTCTCTGGGGATCCTCAAAACGCCTAAGCACAAACCCGAAAGGAATgttttttaacatatttttagagaaattGGAGATTATCTTTTCAAAAGGATAAATGCAGGGTCCATGGAATTAGAGATTATCTTTTCACATTTCCTGATCTCAGCCATGATTATATTACTGtactgtttttatttattaccgtCTTACATTATTTCTATTTATCACTGCATCCTCTTTTTTATAGTacaattttttgaagaaaaaaaaacaattgcagTTTTTGCAGTTTCACTTTTCTCTGGattcttttttatcaattagacgGGTGTTATTAGAACGATTAATTACTATACAATGCAGTGTTAATCTGATTGTTGGCTGTTTTATCCTGAAAATAAAGTGGTTGATAGATTGTTTTGCATTGATTGAGCAGAGTCGGGAAACGTCTTGAGAAGAACAATATAGTCCGTGACTGAGCTAAAATTTTCAATCGGTAGATTTGTTCCTTTTATCAAACTGCAGTTTGCAAGATGTAGAAGGGGTGGGAAGATCTTATGGTACTGAATACGTTCCCAGCTACTTTCTCTTCAAGGATAGCAGACACGATTTCTATTATGGAGGCTTTTTGCTGGCTAAAGAGCTCTTCTGATATTATCGTAAAATCGGATACATAAATAccatatttttaattactttaacTTTTATTGAGAATAATAGTATCTATAATTAATATTAgtgaattaaaattgaaatataagttTTTGAAAAGTCAATAAGTGAATTATATATTTGAACCCTGTGAGGtactgataaaaaaatgaatcaatTCATTAATccgatttaaataaattaaattaaaatttactctaatttggttaaaatagtcAAAATATATTAGTggatttgaataattaaaaagtaTGGTATTATATTGtgatttattattagtttatcgAATcgatcaaaaaatatatatatacagtattatatgaaatatataataaattaattattgtatcTAACTTTTATTTAAATCTATATTAATCAAACTGAACCAACTGAAccgataataaatttttataatttgaataaaaaataatataaaaatttgatgtGAAcagacttttattttatttttcacatataatttttaaaattttgtaaactaaataaaatagaacTGAGCCAAACCATGCACACCCCCATTTGCAATCACTTCATGTAAATTAGTACTCTTTATCTATAGCTTCATCTTCTTTTTGTCTACTTCAAATAAAAGATGACAGAGAAGCCAACTTAAGATTCGAAAAAACTCTCTCTTTAACTTGTTCAAAAGATAGTACTACATGACAAGTAACCAAACTACTGAAATTTATAAATCACTATAATGAATTAACTACTCAACTGGCGGCGGTGGTGGCGGAGGAGATGCATATAGTTTTCCAACAATTGGTATAAATGGAACATTAAATGTCGTCGGAggaggcggcggcggcggtggtggtggtggtggtgaggCAAACGCATATGGTTTTCCAACGATTAATGGAAGAGGACCATTAAATTTCATAGCAGCCAGTGATGGTAGTGGTTTCCTGTCACTGCATGGTAGAGGTGATGGGGGTGGTGGCGATTTGGGTGGTGGGGGGGAATATATCGGAGGTGGCGGTGACATTTTAGGAGGTGGGGGTGAAATTTGCGggggtggtggtggtggtggtggtggtggaggtggaggtGATGATTGTGGAGGAGGAGAAGGGTTATAAGGATTCTGACAATTAAAAGCTTGGCAATCAATAGGTTTTGACAGGAAAATTGAACATTGCAAATGAGATCTCTGAGTTGGCCGATCCTTCAAACAATTCCTACGATCATCAAATTCCTCTATCTCCAAGCACACCGGCGGTTCTCCGGTGAAAAAATTGTACTCGAATCTGAAATTCCGCAACTTCGGCAGCGAACACACACTCTCAGGAATTTTTCCTGACAGAAAATTATGCGAAACATCTAAATATTCCAGATCCTtcatttttccaattttttcaggCAATTCTCCCATCAGATTGTTATAACTTACATCAAGAACTTGCAACTTTTTAAGCAACCCAATTTCCTCAGGAAAACAATAACTCAAGTCGTTGTTCTTCAGGATTAACTCGTATAACGTTTTCGACATGTTTCCGAAACTTCCCGGAAAGCATCCACGGAATTTGTTGTTTGCAAGAACAACAACAGAAACCGGCGAGTTACCGAAATTATCAGGCAACTGAAAATGAAACCTGTTGTTGTTTATAAGTATAGCATCGAGCTGTTTATCGAAAAGCGCCCTCGGAACGCTTCCTTCGAACTCGTTGAAGCGAAGGTCGAGATACTTGAGATCAGGCAATTCAAGAACCACATCAGGAAACCTCCCTGCGAAACGATTATTACTTAGATCTAACTCGTAAAGATACGTCATGTTTCTTATACTATTCTTTACCCTTCCACAGAATCTGTTGGAGCTAATATGAAATATCGCAACATCCGTCAGGAGCCCTAAATCTTCGACTAAGTATCCGGAAATATCTCCGTGATTCAAATCGATCGCAGCAACTGTCTGAATCGAAGAATTGTCTGGAGCAGCCCAACAGAAGATTCCTGTATAGCTACAAACATCACATCCGACCCAATTCGCTGTCAGGTTTTTCGGATCCGAGATCATAGCTTTCTTCCAAGCTTGGAGGGCAAAGTAGGCATTTTCAAGCCTTGGATTTGCAAATTTAAGAATAGATTTGTCTGAATCTAATGCTACAAGTTTTTCTTTGTAATGCAAAAGCTTTCTTTCCAATCCTGTATTGGCTGCATTGGCAGGAAGAAAGAAATTATGGGTAGTAGAGAGGTAAATAAGAATTACAGCAGTAAAAAATGGAACAATGTGAAAAAAATTCCTCATCAGTCTCTAACAAATAGATTAGGGCTCTCTCTTTTTTCACCCCTTTTTCCAATTTCTTTttgatttgataaaaaattgGATTGGAGGCAGCAACAAAAGGACTAGCTATGATTGCAAGTTAATTTGTAAGAGTAATAGTATTTGTTTTGCTGACTTGGAAAACTAACTAAAATTTCGTGGCTACGAGTGAAATTCTTTAAGATGTAACTATTCGAAAAACGTCTCgaaaataattaaagtttatcTCATGTCAGAATAAATATATATGCccaattaaaatttttttacgagcaaatctagcttcactttgaCAAATTCTGTTAGTTATAATTGTTGGTAAGCTGATTATTTTGTTTGGAGGTTGAAATAATCAATAGAAATGTGATAAATTTGTATTACAGTGGTGTTCTTCAGACCGGAAATTATACTGACACTGCGCTTTTGGCTCTAATTTGTTAGAGACAGATACGGTGAAGGCAAAAATCTAGCATCTATTAGCATTTGGTTGgtttgatttaaaccaaactgaatttttcaattattaatttttagtgGAACTAGATTtactaaataacaaaaaatttaaaaggtgtAAAATTGAATTATCGACTATTtggttaattttattaaaactgaTACAATTATTAACGCGCATAGTAGCTTGACCAGAATCAAATTTGTTATTTGGCCAAATCTAGAAGAATTAGCTATTCATACAAAAAATTGCATACGGTTCATTACCAATAGAAATGTCAActcaaaattgaatttaaatgtGGAATACATGTTTGAACTCGAGTTCGAACTTGATTAGATTTGaattttcaaatttgatttcgaattcTAATTATATCTGAGCTATTCAAGCTCGACTTTCGCTTGAATTCactacaaataaaatttattatcaaaaaattattatatatacatatatctatttaattttgtccattataaaatatagaattcaaccaattaatttgatatgatatatatcaaaaaatttaaaatataaatagtcaatataataaaaaataaattatatttaaatatataaaaggcTCATTCAGGCTCACGAGCTAGGCaatcttatttaatttatatttggacccaattcgaaattaaatatgaatATCTTGAGTTCCAACTCGACTCAATTTTTTTGAATCGAATTACATTTCGAATAACTTACAAATAAACAACTCATTTACATCCTTAATTATTGATGGAAATTGAGCATATGGGTCTAATACCGTTCTGAACCCTATCAAGAATAGTGAAGCAACTTTAAGTCCTTATGGTTTCGCCTCTCAAGGACGAATTCTATTGAATTCGCCTATCAAGGCCAAACCTCTTAAGGTTTGACCTAAATATACTCCGAATTATCCATATATTTCATATAATATCTTATTTTATCCGAACACGGACTCCTTTATCTGGATGCAACTCGTCATTAATCTAGAAGGTTATGGTACCATTTAGAAGGCTTCCAAAATATCTAGAAAATGGCCAAATAATCCCATTCAAACTATATCAGCTATTCTTAAAAAACAAACTATACCAGCTATAGAATATGAATCTTTATCCTATTCGGACGCTATTAGGTATGTCTAACCTTATTACTATATATGGAGTTCGAGATATGCCTATGAGCACACATTATCAATTACTTTATAAACTCTTAAGCTATCAACATGCGTCAAATACTCTTTAATTATTTGAATGCTAGTCAGACAATTAACGTCTAATCAGCAGTCTGACATTTATTTTGCAAGTTATCCATTTAGAAGACAAACTCCTCAACTATCAATAATTGCACGTTTTAATAGTGATTTTTGACTTATGAACCCTTCAAAATGATTCACAGGGACTAGTGTCCCAATCCAAATATATTAGTAGTACAATTGTTCTAATCAAAACACCTTGGCTAACTTTGTGGACTTCTTTAGCTAATAGtataataattttcaataatTGATGTTGATTCTTAATCCTAAAATGACATTCTTGTAGCCACGTATCATTAATTACTCCTAATTGTTCGGATTTAATGTATCTTGCCACATAATTTCTCGATGTGTAATGATCACTCAATCTCGTTTAGTATCACAATTATTTTGTGACAAAGGTCTAATATATAACACGATATATAGATTAGCTTTCAGAACAAATAATTGGGGCTTTTGAGTGTAACGATGTATTTCGTTGCATAGATTTCTTTTCGAAATTTTAGGGCTCTTCTTTTTTGCCTACCACGTCTTGTGGTAGTGCTAATATTATCAccattatttatcaaaaaaaaatccataaaatggtaaaatattttcaaaaatacagtttatctaaaaatattgaaaaaaaaaacggttAATTTTTTTGCTAATATGTGGATTAAagtcattattttaaaataattggttATTTATCTCTTCAGTTgagtaaattttaataaaaattcataattcataaatcatcaaaaaaattaaaatattcatatagaatTTAACATATTTCATACAAGATTATAcgattaatatattaataaatttatatcatttcaaaaatttatgataaataaatgggattatttacaaaatatctgttttttctaaaatatttatatcatttttatcatctttttcttattttatacgatatccaattttattatttatttataaaaatatccaatatatgtatataatagtcttattttattttagattcaa
This region of Mercurialis annua linkage group LG1-X, ddMerAnnu1.2, whole genome shotgun sequence genomic DNA includes:
- the LOC126656803 gene encoding uncharacterized protein LOC126656803, with the translated sequence MKSRESKLKMPRMEDILNIPVQDPPYAEFSAENIKWVEVDGGRQGGDDIALIPYSRVEDFVKGESSNAECPASFRVESRRKRSEGSISRPRVDGYLEYTLYWCSYGPEDYRDNESGIGDGSSSKPATGKGSRPGRRHMMRGCLCHFTVKRLYTRPLLALVIYNQRQHVDKTGSPCHGILDLNAVGTRAMYAPRISEELRQKVLSLLYVGISLDNVIQHHSEIVQGHGGPHNRDDFLTRNDVRNMERVVRNSSHKLHANDICSVKMWVQRHQKHVFFFQDSSGLDSFILGIQTDWQLQQMLRYGHSGSVAFHSKFGLKKFKCPLCTLLIFDSSQNAIPIAWVITSSFVSQATHKWLGSLAERIRAKDPSWRPSAILVDDPSLDISVIREAFQCRVLLCTWNIRRSWIRSLLKKCCNVDVQREMFKHLGWILYSTRSWPNAITAIEEFMQVYVDQSVFIDYFKRRWLPYIELWVNGIRSLPVACIEPLAAIESYHMRLKSYLFDGKNASFWTRTDWLIHTLTTEFHSSYWLDQYSVETGYFAHVRDESFLTNAWYQALHISDVDVMLDEQNLLLAKVISQTDRTFVYTLWNPGTEFSLCDCPWSRLGNLCKHVIKVSILCKNRQFARPFLSAQVYRRALLTLLQNPPDDPIVLEHAIFHVSRLQQDIKGLEDLSNNGLLQSLPPETNHQSVENLPFPRFL
- the LOC126679806 gene encoding leucine-rich repeat extensin-like protein 4, translating into MRNFFHIVPFFTAVILIYLSTTHNFFLPANAANTGLERKLLHYKEKLVALDSDKSILKFANPRLENAYFALQAWKKAMISDPKNLTANWVGCDVCSYTGIFCWAAPDNSSIQTVAAIDLNHGDISGYLVEDLGLLTDVAIFHISSNRFCGRVKNSIRNMTYLYELDLSNNRFAGRFPDVVLELPDLKYLDLRFNEFEGSVPRALFDKQLDAILINNNRFHFQLPDNFGNSPVSVVVLANNKFRGCFPGSFGNMSKTLYELILKNNDLSYCFPEEIGLLKKLQVLDVSYNNLMGELPEKIGKMKDLEYLDVSHNFLSGKIPESVCSLPKLRNFRFEYNFFTGEPPVCLEIEEFDDRRNCLKDRPTQRSHLQCSIFLSKPIDCQAFNCQNPYNPSPPPQSSPPPPPPPPPPPPPQISPPPPKMSPPPPIYSPPPPKSPPPPSPLPCSDRKPLPSLAAMKFNGPLPLIVGKPYAFASPPPPPPPPPPPPTTFNVPFIPIVGKLYASPPPPPPPVE